CTCGTACATCGGATCGGCACGGCAGTTGGCCTTGAAGTGCTGCGCCGCGGCCCGTTCATCGTCGGCGTGCGGCCAGCCGACCGTCACGACGCTGGTCTGGCCGTCGATGGGCTTCCCATCCCCCGCGGGCGAGGTGAGGTTCAGTCCGACGTGGGCGTTCAGCAGCTTGCAGAGCCCCTCGATCAGGTGCCGTCGACGGCGGTGCGGCGCGGTGGGCATCGAGTGCAGCTCGTTCGCCAGGCGCAACGCGCCGCGAATGTCGGTGGAGGTGAGCAACTGCAACGACGATCCCATAAAAACACCCCGCGGGCCTCTCTCGTACGTCCCTCTTCATCGGCCGGACGCACACCGCCCCTGACCGTTACAGCACGCGGAGTTATGCGCATTTTGGAAAAGATCGAAATTCACCTATTCAGGTTATCTGGGAAACTTGGGCTGAATTTGCCGGCTTTGTCGTGAGAATTCGGAGGGAAAGAACTTCGATGGCCCCCGTTGCGGTACGATTTCTCATCGATGGGGATCAACTGCGCTTAGTGACGCCGCGGGGCGCGGTGTCGCTGCGCTTCACCCAGCGCGCCAGCAGTTCGCCCCGGCTGGCGACGTTGAATCGCTTGTACAGCGCCTTCACGTACACGTGAACCGTGTGCGGGCTGATGTTCAGATGGCGGGCGACCTGCTTTTCGCTGTCCCCCTCGAGCAAACCGGCCAGCGTCTGGCGCAGGCGCGGCGGCAGGTCGGCGATGTCGTCGGGCGGTTGGGCGAAAGTCGCCGGCGGTGGGGTGCTTGCCTCCGGAGACGCAACGATCAGCCGGCAGAAGTCGGCGAGCATGCGGCGTTTCACGTCCAGCGGGTCGCCGGGCGCGTCCGGTGACGACGCCGCCGTCACGGCCCGCCGCGCCCGCACGCGGATCGCCACGTCACCGAGACCGGCCGTCTTCCGCGTTTGCTTTCGACTGGCCATCGCGCGTTCCCCTTACTCAAACAGGGTAATTGCATTCGCAGCGATGCGCGCCCCGTCGGTTCCGGATGATATCGGTTGAACCGCCGGCGGGGAACCGCCGCAGATCGGTATGTGACGGATTGTGCCCGCGCCTTCAACCGACGGGCGATCGCCGTTAGCATCACCCGCCCACATGACCGCACTGCCCCTGGAAGCTCGTCTGACCGATCGCCTGCTGCTCTGGGTCGACCGCTATCGCCACTTCATCTTCGGGGCGATCGCGTTGCTCTACCTGGCCGGCTACAACGCGCAATGGCGGGTGAACTCCGACAGCGCGCTGTACGCCGCCATCGCGCGCAACCTGGCGAGCGGGCAGGGGTACAGCTACCTGGGCCAGCCAGATCGCATCGTCGAACCGGGGCTGCCGTGGACCATCGCGCTGGGCTTTCGCCTGTTCGGCCAAGACAACTTCGTCCTGCCCACGCTCGTGCTGCTGCTGGCGGCGCTCGGGTCGCTGGCGCTCGTCTACCGCCTGTTCAAGCTGCACGTCGACCGCCCGACCGCGGTCATGATGGTCCTGCTGGCGGCGGTGGCGGAACGCGTCTACCGCTACAGCTTCGAGATGTTCACCGACATGCCGTTCTTCCTCGGCGTGATGCTCACGCTCGTCGGCTACGAACAAATCGTACGCGACCGCGGCGACGATGACGGCGACGTCGATCACAACTCGGGCCACGCCGCAGTGGGCTATCGCAGCCCGATCGCGTGGATCACCATTGGCCTCGGCTTGCTGATCATGAACGTGTTCCGCGCCACGTCGCTGACATTCATGGGCGCGCTGGCCTTGGCGATCGCGTGGCAGGTGTTGCGCGGACCGAAGCGGTATCGTCACCTGGCCATCGCCGGGCTGGCGGTGGCGATCGTGCTGGCGCTGCGGCTGATCGACCCGCGGCGGCAGCACGTCGATCAACCGCTGGCACGCGAGGCGCTGCTGGGCAGTTTGCTAACCGACCGGTTGTCGTGGGCGCTGAGCCGTACGTTCTTCGACTTCCTGCCGATGCTGACCGGCGAGACCGCGATCGAGGCCATCCTGACCTTCCGCATTGCGCCGGGCATCAACCACCTGTTCTGCCTGGGACTGGCCGCGATCGGCCTGTGGCTGTTCCGCCGGCGCGTGCTGTGGGGGTTGTGGGTGATGGCGACGCTGGCGCAGATGCTGGCGTGGCTGCCGCGCGAGCGCTACTTCCTGCCCATCCTGCCGCTGCTGCTGTTCGGTTTGTGGTCGGCCATCGTGTGGGTCAACCGCCGGCTGGACGCGCGCCGGGGCAACCTCGTGGCCGCGGTGGCGCTGGTGCTGCTGACCGTGCCGAACCTGATTCAGGTCGTCCGCTACATCGCCGTGCAACGCCGCACGCCGTTCTATGCGCATCATAACGATGGTGAGACCCAGCGCACGATCGACTTCGCGAGGCAGATGGGTTCCGCCACCCGTCCCGACGATCTGCTGGTGGCCGACAACGACCGCGTGCTGGCCTACTTCAGCGGGCGCACGGTGATCGCCTCGCCGTTCGCGCGGCGCATTCCACCGAGCGAGCGCGAACTGCAGGCCTACCGCGACCGACTGGCCGCCGCGCCACGGTTGCTGGTGCTGCTGCCGGGGGACAACGCCGAGGAAGCGGTCGAGGCGCTGGCCCTGCAGCCGCGCGAGGTAATCTTCGAGGGTGACGGACTTTCGTTATGGCAGACGATCGTGCCGATCGTGCTGCCAACGACCAAAATGACGGATTGAAGTTGATTCTGTGGAAGCGTCCACGCTCGCACCGATTGTCATCCCAATGAGAGCCTAAAGCCCAGTGAACAAAACCCCATGTCATCCCGAAGGGAGCGGTAGCGACCTGAGGGATCTCGACTGGCTGACGGTGCGGGCCGTGGGAGATCCCTCGGGTCGCTCTCGGGATGACATCGAATCGCTAGCCCGCCACCTGCGCCACGTGCGGCGACCTGCGCAGCGCCGGACGGATCATGCGGACCATGCCGACCTGGGCGATGAGGATGACGACCATGCTCCAGACCAGCCGATCGAGGATGGACGCCGCCAGCGCGACGTCGGGTGTCGTGTTCAGCAGCGGGGCCGAGTAGCTGATGGCCGCCTCGCGGAAGCCTAGGCCGGCGGGCGTGACGCTGACGAAGAACGCCAGATCGCCCAGCAGCGACGCCAGCAGCGCCGCCGGGTACGACACGGGCTGGCCGACGGCGTAGAACGACATCTGCACGCGCCACGCGCGCAGCAGCAGCATCGGCACGTTCCACGCCGCCGCGATGAGCACGGTACGCGGCTTGCCCATCTTGGCCCACCCTTCGCCTACGCGCTGCAGCACGCGCGCGATTCGCCCGCTCGGCTCTCGGCCGGTGGGCACGCGGATGAAGACCGTGCCGATCCCCACGATAAACACGGCCACGAAGCTCAACGTGATCGGCCACGGGGCCCGCGCGCCGTAGCTTAGCGCCAGCACGACCTCGCAGGCCAACCCGACCAGGCCGATCGTCACCAGTTGAAGCATGGTGGCGATCAGGCTCTGCGCGCCGAAGTCGGTGAATGGCACGCCGTGCGTCGCCTTCAGGTAGACCGCGGGCATGCCGATGCCCACGCGCGGCACCAGCAAATTCGCGTACGACGTGAGGATGACCAGCATCCACGCTTCGGCGAAGCCCACCGCGTACCCCAGCGCGCGCATGCAGACGCGCAACACCTGCCCGTTCAGCGCGCGCGTCGCCAGGTAACAGGCGATCATCGCCACGATTAGCCCCGGCGGCGCGTCGCGCAACCGATGCAGCTCGCCGTAGTACCGCCGGCCGAGGTAGGCGAGCGGCACGAGCACGATGATCGCGATGAGCAGTTTGAACAGGCGGGCGCGGGTGAGCAGGGGAGACCTCGCAAAGGAGAATGATCAAGCCCCAATGACCAACAAATAACCAATGATCAGATCCCAATCAGAGCGCGGTACGCTCTGGCTCCCTCTCCCGGTACGCCGGGGGAGGGTTAGGGTGGGGGTGATTCGTGGAATGACCAATGACCAAACCCGAATGACCAATCAAACTCCAAAGACCAGGATCCAATGGAAGCACATTTTCTTCCATGGTCATTGTGGCTTGGACATTCATTGGTCCCTTCCCACCTACGCTTTCACTTCCGCCAACACCACCGTCCACGGCGTGGGCGTGTGGCATTGCCGCACCGTCGCATGTTGCCCGACGAACTGCTGGAACTTGGCGCTCGACCAATGGTTCAAATGCCCCGGCGTGTTGCCGAGATCGGCAATGTACTTCAGGCGGGCCATGTTCAGCACGCGCCACATCGGCTCGCGCGGCACCGACGCAATTACCCACTTCCGCGACACCCGGCAGACCTCCGCCAGCGCGCGGGCGGGGTGGTCGAGATGCTCGAGGACTTCCAAGACGAAGACAAGGTCGTACGCGTTGTCCGGCCGGGCCAGGTCGTAGATGGACTCGCGGGCAATCGGGATGTGCGGGTTGCGCTCGCGGGCCTCGCGCACGAGGCGCTCTTCGATGTCGCTGGCCTCGAAGCGCGCCCCGGCCGGCAGCATCGCCTGCAGGCGGGCGGTGCTGAAGCCTTCGCCACAGCCGACCTCAATTGCGTTGCGCACGTCCAGCCCGCGGGTGGCCTGCGTGATCGCGCCGAAGAAGCCGTCGAGCAACCGGCGCGAGATGAAGTTCGTCTGCGTGTACTTCGAGCGAAAGTCGAAGCTCGTGTCGGCGACTTCCGCGGCGGCGTTTTGTGGATCGGTGGAAGGCGGCGGGTTCATCGCGCCTCCGGCTTCACCACTTGCCAGAACGTCAGGATGCGGGCCGGACCGGGCCAGACTTTTTCAATGCCGTGCAGCGTCCACGCCATCCAGCGGGGCAACAGGCGATAGGCGCGGGTCGGGATCACGTAAGCCGTGCGCCGTTGGCGCACTTCCAAGCCCAGTCCTTCAATGCCGCGGGACAACTCGGCGGGGTTGGCGAAATGCAGGCGCGTCGCGCCGTCCTTCTGCCGACCTGGGCTCGCCAGCGATGCCGCCCGGCGCAGCGAGAGCGGGTTGAGCGTGTCGAACACGATGCGCCCGCCCGGCCGCAACAACGGCGCGATACCGCGGATGATTGTCAGCGGGTCGGCATAGTGGAACATCAACCGTGAGATCAGCACCACGTCGAACGATTCATCCGGGAACGGCGGGTTGAAGATGTCGGCCCGCAGGACGCGGCCCGGGGCCTTGCGCACGGCCTCGTCCAGCATCGTCGGGCTGTAGTCGGCCGAGACGACGTCGAAGTCCAGTTCCTTTTGCAACTCGGTGAACCGCCCGGACCCGCACGGGATGTCGAGCGACCGCCCCGGCCCCTTGCCCAGCAGCGAGCGCACGATCTCCTCGTCGCGCTGCAGGGCATACCAGCCCATCTCCTGGATGTACGTGTTGATCTTGCCACGCGTCGCCCAGGCGTGGCGCTTTCGCTGGGCAGCTTCGTCGTCATCGGTGGCGGCGGGGGCATTGGCGCCTGAATCGGTCGTCACTGCGCGGCTCCTTCCGTGGCAGTAGAGGCGGGTGGCCTGACGCCCGGCGCCAGCATCGCCAGCACGCGGTCGCAGAAGACGTTGACCGCCAGTTCGCGCTCGAAAATGTCGCGGCAGACGCGGCCGCTCTCGTGGCGTTTCGACCCATCTGCCAGCATCTGCCGGATCGCCACCGCCAACGCCGGCGCGTCGCCCGGTGGGGCGAGCAGGCCGGTGATGTTCGGGCGAATCAATTCGCCCATGCCGCCGACGTCGGTCGTCACCACCGGCGTGCTGGCGGCGAAGCTCTCGAGCATCACCTGGGGCAAATGATAAATACTCGGGCTGACGTACGGAAGCACCGTCACGTCGCACGCGGCCAAGAAGACCAGCGGGTCAACCACGCCCAACTCGCGCGCCCGGCCACTGGCGATCAGCGCCTTGCGCTTCGCATCATGGTCAGCCGACAGTTTGCCCTTGCCGCTGTAGGCCAAACCGAGCACCGCGCCGGTATCAGCCAGATGATCGGCGGCATCCACCAGCACGCCCACGCCCTTGGCGGGGCTATAGTGCCCCAAGTAACCGTAGACGGGCTTATCGTCCCACCCCAGTTCACGGCGGGCCTCCTCGCGGGTGGGCACTGCCCGACTGGAGGTGAACCCCGCGCCCGGCAGCACGGTAATGTTCGACGCCCCCAGCGAGCGAATCTGCTTGGCCTGATACTCCGTGGCCGCGGCGAACCGCCGGTCGCGCCACGACTGCGGACGCGCCAGCAGCCGGCTCTTGCCGATGCCGTGCTTAATCGCCTGCCTGGTCAGCCCCGCACGCCGCAGATCCGCGGGCGTCGCCAGTGGCGTTAGAAAATACGTGAGCGTCGCCGCCGGTTTCGCAGACCAGCGGGCGGTGAAGCCCATCACCGGGTTGCTCTCGACCAGCAGCACCGCGTCGGCATCCTTTGATGCGGCCTTCAACGCCTTGCGATAGTTGAAGATGCCCTTCAGCCCGCTGTCGTAGAACAGGCTGACCACCGGCGAACCGACGAGCGGCTTGCCCGTGGGTGTCAGCACGTGAACGTCCCATCCGCGGCGCAGCATCTCGGCAGCGATGCCACGGATGAACGTCCCCACGCCCTCCAGCGTCACCGTGCGCGGGAAGAATGCAGCCACGAGCATGCGCGGCCGACCACCGGCGGTGGGGCGGGGTTCAACATCGGCTTGGCTCACAGCGCGGGCTCCTTGGCGACAACGGCGACAGAAGAGGCGAGGGCGGGCGCCGCCATTTGAGGCGACGTCAGCACCGCGGGATCGGTCGGCCCGTCCGACAGCGCCGGCATCGCCGACTGCACCGGCGGCTTGCTGCCAGCGCTGCCGGCCCGCAGCTGGTACAGCATCTCTTCGAGATAAATGCGGTGCCGGTCGAGCATGTCGCCGATCAGCCCCATGTAAAACATCATCAGCCCCAGCACCGCCAGCCCCGCACCCGTAAAGCCCGCCCACTTGTGCGGCGAGAACGCGCCCGTCGCCAAGTAGTGCCCGAAGAAGAAAATCTCCAGCACGATCGCCGGGATGATGAGCGCCGCAGCGATCTTCCCGAAGAACTTTAAGGGCCGATAGTCGCGATAGCACCGGAAGATAATGCCGCTGGTCTTCGTCGCGTACTGCCACAGGTTGCTCGCCACGCGGCTCTTGCCGAACTCGCGCTCGCCGCGCACCGGGATGGGCACCTCGGCGATCTTCAGCCCCTTAAACGCTAGGTTCAGGAAGACTTCCTGCGTGTACGTGAACTTGCCCAGCAAGTTCAAGCTCAGCATTGCCCGCCGGCTGTAGCATCGCATGCCGCATGACACGTCGTAATACGTGCCATCGGTCAGCCGCGACACCAGCCGGCTCATCATGCGGTTGCCCCAGAGCTTGATGCCCGGCATCACCGGGACGAGGGCCGGGTCCTTAAACCGCGACGCCGTCGCGAACTCCGCCTGCCCACTGACGACCGGCGCGATGAGCGTCGGAATGTCCGCCGGATTAAACTGTCCGTCGGAATCAATCGTCACCAGTAGATCCGCCCCCTGGCTAATCGCCCACGCCAGCGACGTATGAAACGCCGCCCCCACCCCGCGCGGCGTCGCATGGCTGACCACCGTCGCCCCCGCCGCCACCGACAGCGCCGCCGTCGAATCGGTGCTGCCATCGTTCACGACCAGCACGCGAATCTCCCCGACGCCCGGAATGCTGCGCGGAATCCCCCCGATCACCGTGGCGATCGTCTTCTCTTCGTTCAGGGCGGGCATGGAGACGACTAATTTCATCATGTTCGCATCGCTTCGCTTAAGCCCCCGAAGGTACCGGCGACCCCGACGCGACACAATCCGTTGCCCCACCGATTGCACGATCGCTATAATTCGATGATGAGCACCGCCACCCTGCGCAAAGAGCTGAAGGCGATGGTCGACGAGCTGTCGACGCCGCAGCTGCGCGTCGCCTCCGAGTTCCTGGCGTTCGTCCGCAGCCGCGACCTCGACCCCGCCACGCTCGAACTGCTCGCGATGGAGGGCTTCGAATCGTCCTACGCCCGCGGCGTCAAGGACATCAAGGCCGGCCGCACCACGCCCTGGCGCAAGGTCCGGTCCGATGTATAACGTCGAGCTGTCCCGCGAGGCCCAGCGGTTCTACGATCGCTGCGATCCGGCCACCGCCCGCAAGCTCGCCCGCTGCTTCCAATCGCTCGAGAAGAACCCGCGCCAGGGCAACAACGTCAAGCCGCTTAAGGGCCCGCTCGCCGGCTCCCTCCGCTACCGCCTCGGCGACCTCCGCGTCGTCTACACGATCAACGACCGCACCGTCACCGTCTTCGTCATCACCATCGCCCGCCGCGGCGACGTGTATGAGTGATCGCTCGTTAGGTCGCACCGGTGAGAGGGCGGCGGAGTTGATCGGCGATCCGTTGCGCAATTCGCTTGGGTAAATCAGGATCATCCGACGAGAAGCGAAATTGCAGGCGTCTGCCTTTCGATCGGTGAAGGTACAGGTCACCCGCCGTGCGCCACCACGCGATATTCCGGGTGATCGGGCGGTACTCGACCTTGACGATGTCGTCTGCGGCAACGGCGCGCTCGCGCATACGCCACATCCCCAGATCCGATACGACGAGCTGTCGGTCCGACACCGTGATGATCCGTGGCACCCGGCCCCACCGGCGGTACCGCCACCAGTGAAACGCGGCAATCGACCACCAGAACAACATCGCCAAACCGAGAACGGCGGCCGTTTTTGCCAGTTGCCATCGGATTTCCCCCGGCAACTGAAACGGGGCGGGCCCCAACCACCATATGAACCGGGAAAGCGCAAAGATTGCCGCACCCTGGCCAAAACCCGCAATCGCTCCACCGACTATCGGAAACACGTACACCCAAGTCGGATCAACCGGAAAGATCACGCGCACGGCACCATCCGCCTCTTCCATCCGTAGCGTCCGGGGCGGTGGCGGTTGTGGCTCGGCGTAAGGAAGCGTTCGACGGTCGGGCACGCGGGTAGGATACTGGGCCGGTGGCAAGTGATGTAGGGTTGGCAACGCCCTCCGTCGGTCCCGCATCATGGTTCTGGAACGCGGTGGGCTTCATCGGGTGATGAGGCCGCCCGTCGGCAGTCATCACTGACTCCTCTCCACTTCGAGTCGATCCACCCGGCCGTCCGGCGTGAAGTGCACGATCAGATTGTCGCGGCTACCTTCCGAACTCCACAACGGTGCGCTACCGAGATCATACCGCAACCCCGGAGCATGTTGTCCGTACGCTTCGGCCGAGTCCCCGCCCAGGCGGTCGATCACGGTGGACCGATCCCACCGCTCAGCAATCGCGACCTCTCGAAGGTCGGCGAGCATACGCTGGCGACGCGAATCCATCCCGCGGGACGCCTTCCACTCTTGAGAGTCGAAAGGAATCTCCCGCGGTGCGGTCCACTGGTACCACGCCACGATCAAGACGCAGGCTATGCCGAAACCGACGACCAGCCGGATCGACGTTCGTAGTCTGTGAGTAGATCGCAGTTCGTCACGGTCATTGAATTGCGATCTCGTTCGTACCATCGCTTCTCACTCGAAAGAGTTAACACACGCGGTGGGCGGTGCCGACCCTACGGCTCTGAACTCTGTGTGGTCGCCGGTGATGTGGTTAGTATTTGCCACTGATGGGTGCCGATCCACATTCGTGATCTTCCCGACTGCCCCTTCCACGTGATGACCTCGTCCGACTTATATCGATCTGGCCAAACGCTCAGTTGCCGGCCGTCATTGAAATGCCAGTTAATGATGCCAGTGCCTGACAACGGGTGCATCTGACCCGGCCCCAACTCTTCTACGATCGCACCTAATGTCACTCCGTCAGTAATGCGATCCAGTTTCGCC
The nucleotide sequence above comes from Tepidisphaeraceae bacterium. Encoded proteins:
- a CDS encoding glycosyltransferase family 2 protein; this translates as MMKLVVSMPALNEEKTIATVIGGIPRSIPGVGEIRVLVVNDGSTDSTAALSVAAGATVVSHATPRGVGAAFHTSLAWAISQGADLLVTIDSDGQFNPADIPTLIAPVVSGQAEFATASRFKDPALVPVMPGIKLWGNRMMSRLVSRLTDGTYYDVSCGMRCYSRRAMLSLNLLGKFTYTQEVFLNLAFKGLKIAEVPIPVRGEREFGKSRVASNLWQYATKTSGIIFRCYRDYRPLKFFGKIAAALIIPAIVLEIFFFGHYLATGAFSPHKWAGFTGAGLAVLGLMMFYMGLIGDMLDRHRIYLEEMLYQLRAGSAGSKPPVQSAMPALSDGPTDPAVLTSPQMAAPALASSVAVVAKEPAL
- a CDS encoding type II toxin-antitoxin system RelE/ParE family toxin produces the protein MYNVELSREAQRFYDRCDPATARKLARCFQSLEKNPRQGNNVKPLKGPLAGSLRYRLGDLRVVYTINDRTVTVFVITIARRGDVYE
- a CDS encoding class I SAM-dependent methyltransferase; translated protein: MNPPPSTDPQNAAAEVADTSFDFRSKYTQTNFISRRLLDGFFGAITQATRGLDVRNAIEVGCGEGFSTARLQAMLPAGARFEASDIEERLVREARERNPHIPIARESIYDLARPDNAYDLVFVLEVLEHLDHPARALAEVCRVSRKWVIASVPREPMWRVLNMARLKYIADLGNTPGHLNHWSSAKFQQFVGQHATVRQCHTPTPWTVVLAEVKA
- a CDS encoding lysylphosphatidylglycerol synthase transmembrane domain-containing protein, producing MLTRARLFKLLIAIIVLVPLAYLGRRYYGELHRLRDAPPGLIVAMIACYLATRALNGQVLRVCMRALGYAVGFAEAWMLVILTSYANLLVPRVGIGMPAVYLKATHGVPFTDFGAQSLIATMLQLVTIGLVGLACEVVLALSYGARAPWPITLSFVAVFIVGIGTVFIRVPTGREPSGRIARVLQRVGEGWAKMGKPRTVLIAAAWNVPMLLLRAWRVQMSFYAVGQPVSYPAALLASLLGDLAFFVSVTPAGLGFREAAISYSAPLLNTTPDVALAASILDRLVWSMVVILIAQVGMVRMIRPALRRSPHVAQVAG
- a CDS encoding methyltransferase domain-containing protein, whose amino-acid sequence is MTTDSGANAPAATDDDEAAQRKRHAWATRGKINTYIQEMGWYALQRDEEIVRSLLGKGPGRSLDIPCGSGRFTELQKELDFDVVSADYSPTMLDEAVRKAPGRVLRADIFNPPFPDESFDVVLISRLMFHYADPLTIIRGIAPLLRPGGRIVFDTLNPLSLRRAASLASPGRQKDGATRLHFANPAELSRGIEGLGLEVRQRRTAYVIPTRAYRLLPRWMAWTLHGIEKVWPGPARILTFWQVVKPEAR
- a CDS encoding glycosyltransferase — protein: MSQADVEPRPTAGGRPRMLVAAFFPRTVTLEGVGTFIRGIAAEMLRRGWDVHVLTPTGKPLVGSPVVSLFYDSGLKGIFNYRKALKAASKDADAVLLVESNPVMGFTARWSAKPAATLTYFLTPLATPADLRRAGLTRQAIKHGIGKSRLLARPQSWRDRRFAAATEYQAKQIRSLGASNITVLPGAGFTSSRAVPTREEARRELGWDDKPVYGYLGHYSPAKGVGVLVDAADHLADTGAVLGLAYSGKGKLSADHDAKRKALIASGRARELGVVDPLVFLAACDVTVLPYVSPSIYHLPQVMLESFAASTPVVTTDVGGMGELIRPNITGLLAPPGDAPALAVAIRQMLADGSKRHESGRVCRDIFERELAVNVFCDRVLAMLAPGVRPPASTATEGAAQ
- a CDS encoding LuxR C-terminal-related transcriptional regulator is translated as MASRKQTRKTAGLGDVAIRVRARRAVTAASSPDAPGDPLDVKRRMLADFCRLIVASPEASTPPPATFAQPPDDIADLPPRLRQTLAGLLEGDSEKQVARHLNISPHTVHVYVKALYKRFNVASRGELLARWVKRSDTAPRGVTKRS
- a CDS encoding glycosyltransferase family 39 protein, which encodes MTALPLEARLTDRLLLWVDRYRHFIFGAIALLYLAGYNAQWRVNSDSALYAAIARNLASGQGYSYLGQPDRIVEPGLPWTIALGFRLFGQDNFVLPTLVLLLAALGSLALVYRLFKLHVDRPTAVMMVLLAAVAERVYRYSFEMFTDMPFFLGVMLTLVGYEQIVRDRGDDDGDVDHNSGHAAVGYRSPIAWITIGLGLLIMNVFRATSLTFMGALALAIAWQVLRGPKRYRHLAIAGLAVAIVLALRLIDPRRQHVDQPLAREALLGSLLTDRLSWALSRTFFDFLPMLTGETAIEAILTFRIAPGINHLFCLGLAAIGLWLFRRRVLWGLWVMATLAQMLAWLPRERYFLPILPLLLFGLWSAIVWVNRRLDARRGNLVAAVALVLLTVPNLIQVVRYIAVQRRTPFYAHHNDGETQRTIDFARQMGSATRPDDLLVADNDRVLAYFSGRTVIASPFARRIPPSERELQAYRDRLAAAPRLLVLLPGDNAEEAVEALALQPREVIFEGDGLSLWQTIVPIVLPTTKMTD